Proteins found in one Onychomys torridus chromosome 21, mOncTor1.1, whole genome shotgun sequence genomic segment:
- the Pxdn gene encoding peroxidasin homolog, protein MAVRSQRRCLQALLLCFAWGAMAVVASKPGAGCPSRCLCFRTTVRCMHLLLEAVPAVAPQTSILDLRFNRIREIQPGAFRKLRNLNTLLLNNNQIKKIPNGAFEDLENLKYLYLYKNEIQSIDRQAFKGLASLEQLYLHFNQIETLDPESFQHLPKLERLFLHNNRITHLVPGTFSHLESMKRLRLDSNALHCDCEILWLADLLKTYAQSGNAQAAATCEYPRRIQGRSVATITPEELNCERPRITSEPQDADVTSGNTVYFTCKAEGNPKPEIIWLRNNNELSMKTDSRLNLLDDGTLMIQNTQEADEGVYQCMAKNVAGEAKTHEVTLRYLGSPARPTFVIQPQNTEVLVGESVTLECSATGHPLPQITWTRGDRTPLPVDPRVNITPSGGLYIQNVDQSDSGEYTCFASNSVDSIHATAFIIVQALPQFTVTPQSRVVIEGQTVDFQCEAKGYPQPVIAWTKGGSQLSVDRRHLVLSSGTLRISGVALHDQGQYECQAVNIIGSQKVVAHLNVQPRVTPVFASIPSDMTVEVGTNVQLPCSSQGEPEPAITWNKDGVQVTESGKFHISPEGFLTINDVGTADAGRYECVARNTIGYSSVSMVLSVNVPDVSRNGDPYVATSIVEAIATVDRAINSTRTHLFDSRPHSPNDLLALFRYPRDPYTVGQARAGEIFERTLQLIQEHVQHGLMVDLNGTSYHYNDLVSPQYLSLIANLSGCTAHRRVNNCSDMCFHQKYRTHDGTCNNLQHPMWGASLTAFERLLKAVYENGFNTPRGINPQRQYNGHVLPMPRLVSTTLIGTEVITPDEQFTHMLMQWGQFLDHDLDSTVVALSQARFSDGQHCSNVCSNDPPCFSVMIPPNDPRVRSGARCMFFVRSSPVCGSGMTSLLMNSVYPREQINQLTSYIDGSNVYGSTDHEARSIRDLASHRGLLRQGIVQRSGKPLLPFATGPPTECTRDENESPIPCFLAGDHRANEQLGLTSMHTLWFREHNRIAAELLKLNPHWDGDTVYHETRKIVGAEIQHITYRHWLPKILGEVGMKMLGEYRGYDPSVNAGIFNAFATAAFRFGHTLINPVLYRLDENFEPIPQGHVPLHKAFFSPFRIVNEGGIDPLLRGLFGVAGKMRIPSQLLNTELTERLFSMAHTVALDLAAINIQRGRDHGIPPYHDYRVYCNLSAAYTFEDLKNEIKSPVIREKLQRLYGSTLNIDLFPALMVEDLVPGSRLGPTLMCLLSTQFRRLRDGDRLWYENPGVFSPAQLTQLKQTSLARILCDNSDNITRVQQDVFRVAEFPHGYGSCEDIPRVDLRVWQDCCEA, encoded by the exons CTATTTGTACAAGAATGAGATCCAGTCAATTGACAGGCAAGCATTTAAGGGACTTGCCTCTCTAGAGCAACT GTACCTGCACTTCAATCAGATAGAAACTCTGGACCCAGAATCCTTCCAGCACCTGCCGAAGCTGGAGAGACT GTTTTTACATAATAATCGTATCACACACTTAGTTCCTGGAACATTCAGCCATTTGGAGTCCATGAAACGACT GCGATTGGACTCAAATGCACTTCACTGTGACTGTGAAATACTGTGGTTGGCAGATCTGCTGAAGACCTATGCCCAGTCTGGGAATGCACAGGCAGCAGCCACCTGCGAGTATCCCAGACGCATCCAAGGACGCTCTGTGGCTACCATCACCCCAGAAGAGCTGAACTGTG AACGACCCCGGATCACATCAGAGCCGCAGGATGCAGATGTCACATCAGGGAACACAGTGTACTTCACCTGCAAGGCTGAGGGCAACCCCAAACCTGAGATCATCTGGCTTCGAAACAA TAATGAGCTGAGTATGAAGACAGACTCTCGCTTAAACTTGCTGGACGATGGCACACTGATGATCCAGaacacacaggaggcagatgAGGGCGTCTACCAGTGCATGGCAAAAAATGTGGCTGGAGAGGCGAAAACACATGAGGTGACCCTCAGGTACTTGGGGTCTCCAG CCCGACCCACTTTTGTAATCCAGCCGCAGAACACAGAGGTACTGGTGGGCGAGAGTGTCACTTTGGAGTGCAGTGCCACGGGCCACCCTCTGCCGCAGATCACCTGGACAAGAGGTGACCGGACACCCTTGCCGGTTGACCCACGAGTGAATATCACTCCCTCTGGAGGACTGTACATACAGAACGTCGACCAGAGTGACAGTGGGGAGTACACATGCTTTGCTTCCAACAGTGTGGACAGCATCCACGCCACAGCCTTCATCATTGTACAGG CCCTTCCTCAGTTCACTGTGACCCCTCAGAGCAGAGTGGTCATCGAAGGACAGACTGTGGATTTCCAGTGTGAGGCTAAGGGCTACCCCCAGCCAGTCATTGCCTGGACCAAGGGAG GGAGCCAGCTCTCAGTGGACAGGCGGCACCTGGTGCTATCCTCAGGCACACTCAGGATCTCTGGGGTGGCCCTGCATGACCAGGGCCAGTATGAGTGCCAGGCTGTCAACATCATCGGCTCCCAGAAGGTCGTGGCCCACCTGAACGTACAGCCTAGAG TCACCCCGGTGTTTGCCAGCATTCCAAGTGACATGACTGTAGAGGTGGGTACCAATGTACAGCTGCCCTGTAGCTCCCAGGGGGAACCAGAGCCAGCCATCACCTGGAACAAG GATGGTGTTCAGGTAACAGAAAGTGGAAAATTTCACATCAGCCCTGAAGGATTCTTGACCATCAATGATGTTGGCACTGCGGACGCAGGTCGATATGAGTGTGTAGCTCGGAACACAATTGGATATTCCTCTGTCAGCATGGTACTCAGTGTGAATG TTCCTGATGTAAGTCGAAATGGGGACCCATATGTTGCTACCTCTATCGTTGAAGCCATTGCAACCGTTGACAGGGCCATCAACTCTACACGGACACACTTATTTGACAG CCGTCCTCATTCTCCAAATGACCTACTGGCCCTGTTCCGGTACCCACGGGACCCCTACACAGTGGGACAAGCCCGGGCAGGAGAGATATTCGAGCGGACCCTGCAGCTGATCCAGGAGCATGTTCAGCATGGCTTGATGGTGGACTTGAATGGAACAA GTTACCACTACAATGATCTGGTGTCCCCGCAGTACCTGAGCCTTATTGCCAACCTGTCAGGCTGCACGGCACACCGCCGTGTGAACAACTGCTCAGACATGTGCTTCCACCAAAAGTATAGGACGCATGACGGCACATGCAACAACCTGCAGCACCCAATGTGGGGCGCCTCATTGACTGCCTTTGAGCGCCTGCTGAAGGCTGTGTATGAGAACGGATTCAACACACCCCGTGGCATCAATCCCCAGCGTCAGTACAATGGGCACGTACTTCCCATGCCCCGCCTGGTGTCCACCACACTGATTGGGACAGAGGTAATCACCCCTGATGAACAATTTACACACATGTTGATGCAGTGGGGTCAGTTCCTTGACCATGACCTGGACTCTACAGTCGTGGCCCTGAGCCAGGCTCGATTCTCTGATGGGCAGCATTGCAGCAATGTATGCAGCAATGACCCTCCCTGTTTCTCCGTCATGATTCCCCCCAATGACCCCCGCGTGCGCAGTGGGGCCCGCTGCATGTTCTTTGTGCGATCCAGCCCTGTTTGTGGCAGTGGCATGACATCCCTGCTCATGAACTCTGTGTACCCTCGAGAGCAGATCAACCAGCTCACTTCCTACATTGATGGGTCCAATGTGTACGGCAGCACAGACCATGAAGCCCGCAGCATCCGGGACCTGGCCAGCCATCGTGGCCTGCTGCGTCAGGGCATCGTGCAGAGGTCTGGCAAGCCTCTGCTTCCCTTTGCCACGGGGCCGCCCACCGAGTGCACTCGCGATGAGAATGAGAGCCCAATACCATGCTTTCTGGCTGGGGACCACCGTGCTAATGAGCAGCTGGGCCTGACGAGCATGCACACCCTGTGGTTCCGGGAGCACAACCGCATTGCGGCAGAGCTGCTGAAGCTGAACCCACACTGGGATGGGGACACTGTCTACCACGAGACTCGCAAGATTGTGGGGGCAGAGATACAGCACATTACCTACCGGCACTGGCTACCCAAGATCTTGGGGGAGGTGGGCATGAAGATGCTCGGCGAGTACCGCGGATACGACCCCAGTGTCAATGCTGGCATCTTCAATGCCTTTGCCACAGCGGCCTTCAGGTTTGGCCACACTCTGATCAACCCTGTGCTCTACCGGCTGGATGAGAACTTTGAGCCCATCCCCCAGGGCCACGTGCCCCTCCATAAGGCCTTCTTCTCCCCGTTCCGGATTGTCAATGAGGGGGGCATTGACCCACTTCTCCGAGGGCTGTTTGGCGTGGCAGGCAAGATGCGCATTCCCTCCCAGTTGTTGAACACGGAGCTCACAGAGAGGCTGTTCTCCATGGCTCACACGGTGGCCCTGGACCTGGCTGCCATAAATATCCAGCGAGGCCGGGACCATGGCATTCCACCCTACCATGACTACAGGGTCTACTGCAACCTATCAGCCGCTTACACCTTTGAGGACCTGAAAAATGAGATCAAGAGCCCCGTGATCCGGGAGAAGCTGCAGAG GCTGTATGGTTCGACTCTCAACATTGATCTGTTCCCGGCCCTCATGGTAGAAGACCTGGTCCCTGGCAGCCGCCTGGGGCCCACACTCATGTGCCTGCTCAGCACACAGTTCCGACGCCTGCgggatggagacag GTTGTGGTACGAGAACCCGGGCGTGTTCTCCCCCGCCCAGCTGACTCAGCTCAAGCAGACATCCTTGGCTAGGATCCTATGTGACAACTCAGACAATATCACCCGTGTGCAGCAGGATGTGTTCAGGGTGGCAGAATTCCCACATGGTTATGGCAGCTGCGAGGACATCCCCAGAGTGGACCTGCGAGTGTGGCAGGACTGTTGTGAAG CCTGA